Proteins encoded in a region of the Mucilaginibacter sabulilitoris genome:
- a CDS encoding DUF4097 family beta strand repeat-containing protein, producing MGTSGGSLRLDALKGTINANTSGGSINANNISGELVTGTSGGSINLSQLACALDASTSGGSFHAQFTNVGKYVKIDVSSGHIDLDIPSKQGLDLDLRGQKIESALLGNFNGVKEKEKIQGKLNGGGTPFEVRGNGRITLNLN from the coding sequence TTGGGAACATCGGGCGGTTCGTTGCGTTTAGATGCTTTAAAAGGTACTATTAATGCGAACACCAGCGGAGGCAGTATCAACGCCAATAACATTAGCGGTGAGCTGGTAACCGGCACCTCGGGCGGCAGTATCAACCTGTCGCAACTGGCATGTGCCCTTGACGCTTCAACCAGTGGCGGTAGTTTCCATGCGCAGTTTACCAATGTTGGCAAATATGTTAAAATTGATGTTAGTTCAGGGCATATTGACCTGGATATTCCTTCAAAGCAAGGACTTGATCTTGACCTTCGCGGCCAAAAGATAGAGTCAGCCCTGTTGGGGAATTTTAATGGAGTTAAAGAAAAGGAAAAAATACAGGGAAAACTTAACGGAGGCGGAACTCCGTTTGAGGTTAGGGGTAACGGAAGAATAACCCTGAACCTTAACTGA